In Phycisphaerae bacterium, a single window of DNA contains:
- a CDS encoding NADH-quinone oxidoreductase subunit I, whose translation MQAQPVRDYFQNIWQTVYTIFVGLRITLRYCFAKTVTLQYPDRAPALAPRFRGIHFFEIEKCIACDLCAKACPVDCIYIEKTGPRKINKETGIAAGGAMTRYAIDYAKCMFCALCVDPCPTECIHMGNLHDLSGYNRESMIVEFTELAKEGLQTPQPLWMRKDNLPDWARERKQQWEQFAFSKDKLAGENERRKQAMLEAMDPEVMGEKKK comes from the coding sequence ATGCAGGCTCAACCGGTTCGAGATTACTTCCAGAACATCTGGCAAACGGTGTACACGATCTTCGTGGGGCTGCGGATTACGCTGCGTTACTGCTTCGCGAAGACGGTGACGCTTCAGTATCCGGATCGGGCGCCGGCGCTGGCCCCCCGCTTCCGGGGCATCCATTTTTTCGAGATTGAGAAGTGCATCGCCTGCGACCTCTGCGCCAAGGCGTGCCCGGTGGATTGCATCTACATCGAGAAGACCGGTCCGCGGAAGATCAACAAGGAGACGGGGATTGCCGCGGGCGGGGCCATGACGCGGTATGCCATCGATTACGCCAAGTGCATGTTCTGCGCCCTGTGCGTGGACCCGTGCCCGACGGAGTGCATCCACATGGGCAACCTGCACGATCTTTCAGGCTACAACCGGGAAAGCATGATCGTGGAGTTCACCGAGCTGGCCAAGGAAGGTCTGCAAACGCCGCAGCCGCTGTGGATGCGGAAGGACAACCTTCCCGATTGGGCTCGCGAGCGGAAGCAGCAGTGGGAGCAGTTCGCCTTCTCCAAGGACAAGCTGGCGGGCGAGAACGAGCGGCGCAAGCAGGCCATGCTCGAAGCGATGGACCCGGAGGTCATGGGGGAGAAGAAGAAGTAA
- a CDS encoding NADH-quinone oxidoreductase subunit A: MATMNDVILASMEAIGAALPGPSPVMNYGTNVELLIGIVLFTLAGFGIAFGGLMVGKFVRPKRFHPEKATPYECGEPAVGDSWVQFDLRFYTVALIFIVFDVEVALLWPWAVVYREMGGPAFWAFFVFFLLIAIPFLYEWKSGYLDWVRASTGQARRTPLAGRTTKASTE; this comes from the coding sequence ATGGCAACGATGAACGACGTGATTTTGGCATCGATGGAGGCAATCGGGGCGGCGCTACCGGGGCCGTCGCCGGTCATGAACTATGGAACGAATGTCGAATTGCTGATCGGCATCGTGCTGTTCACGCTGGCCGGATTCGGCATCGCCTTCGGTGGTCTGATGGTGGGCAAGTTCGTCCGCCCCAAGCGGTTCCACCCGGAAAAGGCGACGCCCTACGAATGTGGCGAGCCGGCGGTGGGCGACAGCTGGGTGCAATTCGACCTCCGGTTCTACACCGTGGCCCTGATTTTCATCGTGTTCGACGTGGAAGTGGCGCTGCTCTGGCCCTGGGCGGTGGTTTACCGTGAGATGGGCGGACCGGCGTTCTGGGCGTTTTTCGTGTTCTTCCTGCTGATTGCCATCCCATTCCTGTACGAATGGAAGTCGGGGTATCTCGATTGGGTGCGGGCGAGCACGGGACAGGCGCGGCGAACGCCTCTGGCCGGGAGAACGACGAAGGCGAGCACGGAGTAG
- the nuoB gene encoding NADH-quinone oxidoreductase subunit NuoB, protein MSWIENRFEEGVIVTSIDWAINWGRSNSIWPMTFGLACCAIEMMAVGASRFDLDRFGAGAFRATPRQSDLMIVAGTVTYKMASRLKRLYNQMPDPKYVMAMGACTVGGGPYFKHGYHVVKGVDLVVPVDIYVPGCPPRPEALIEGLMRLQDKIRHQTRAKTDTRRLREAEAVLA, encoded by the coding sequence ATGAGCTGGATTGAAAATCGATTCGAGGAAGGCGTGATCGTCACGTCGATCGACTGGGCCATCAATTGGGGGCGCAGCAACAGCATCTGGCCGATGACTTTCGGCTTGGCTTGCTGCGCCATCGAGATGATGGCTGTGGGTGCGTCGCGGTTTGATCTCGACCGTTTCGGCGCCGGTGCATTCCGGGCAACGCCGCGGCAGTCGGACCTGATGATCGTGGCCGGGACAGTGACGTACAAGATGGCGAGCCGCCTGAAGCGGCTCTACAACCAGATGCCCGATCCGAAGTACGTCATGGCCATGGGCGCGTGCACGGTGGGCGGCGGGCCGTACTTCAAGCACGGGTACCACGTCGTGAAGGGTGTCGACCTCGTGGTCCCGGTGGACATTTATGTTCCGGGCTGCCCGCCACGGCCGGAGGCGCTTATCGAAGGGCTCATGCGTCTTCAGGACAAGATTCGCCACCAGACGCGGGCCAAGACGGACACGCGGCGGCTACGGGAAGCGGAAGCGGTGCTGGCGTAG
- a CDS encoding potassium channel protein — protein MSARLRLTLAVLAVVAVILVGAAGYRLLNGEISFLDALFMTVITVSTVGFEEVWPLDTVGRIWTIIVIAFGIGTVSYAFTLLVSIVVSGELRLHREKRRMQNAIDRLKGHVIMCGHGRMGSLATQELLRRDVSVVVVESREDLMVGLREAGVSFVVGDATDEEVLIKAGLMRCDSLVLTLPSDADNVYVTLTVHTLRPEVQIIARAESPTAEAKLRRAGAAHVVCPQVTGALRVANVLTRPTVVDFVELAGRGVDLEIDEYLIQEDSPLIGRSLMQTNVRRKTGATVVAIKRADGAALVSPDPEATLAAQDTLILVDPVGVSSRLDAIEA, from the coding sequence ATGTCCGCGCGTCTGCGCCTCACGCTCGCCGTTCTTGCCGTCGTCGCCGTGATCCTGGTCGGCGCCGCCGGCTATCGGCTGCTCAACGGGGAAATCAGCTTTCTCGACGCACTGTTCATGACGGTGATCACCGTATCCACCGTGGGCTTCGAGGAGGTCTGGCCGCTGGATACGGTCGGTCGCATCTGGACCATCATCGTCATCGCTTTCGGCATCGGTACCGTCTCGTACGCCTTCACGTTGCTGGTCAGCATCGTGGTGAGCGGAGAGCTCCGCCTCCATCGGGAGAAACGAAGAATGCAGAACGCCATCGATCGCCTGAAAGGGCACGTCATCATGTGCGGCCACGGCCGGATGGGCTCACTCGCCACGCAGGAGCTACTGCGCCGCGACGTGAGCGTGGTCGTCGTCGAATCCCGGGAGGATCTCATGGTGGGGCTGCGCGAGGCGGGCGTGAGCTTTGTCGTCGGCGATGCCACCGACGAGGAAGTGCTCATCAAGGCCGGTTTGATGCGCTGCGATTCACTCGTGCTGACCCTGCCCAGCGACGCCGACAACGTGTACGTCACGCTAACCGTCCACACGCTCCGGCCGGAGGTTCAAATCATCGCCCGCGCCGAAAGCCCCACCGCCGAGGCCAAGTTGCGTCGCGCCGGCGCCGCCCACGTCGTCTGCCCGCAGGTCACGGGCGCCCTGCGCGTAGCCAACGTTCTGACGCGTCCGACCGTGGTGGACTTCGTGGAACTTGCCGGCCGCGGCGTCGATCTGGAGATTGACGAATACCTGATTCAGGAGGATTCGCCGCTGATCGGCCGGAGCCTCATGCAGACCAACGTACGACGTAAGACCGGGGCGACGGTGGTTGCCATCAAGCGCGCCGACGGAGCCGCCCTCGTCAGCCCCGACCCCGAGGCGACACTCGCGGCACAGGATACGCTGATTCTGGTGGACCCGGTGGGGGTGTCGAGTCGATTGGACGCCATCGAGGCGTAA
- a CDS encoding 2-oxoacid:ferredoxin oxidoreductase subunit beta — MSADSGLVQLTAKDYASDQEVRWCPGCGDYSILAQVKKVMSNLHLKRENTVFVSGIGCSSRFPYYMNTYGFHSIHGRATAIATGIKLANPELDVWIVTGDGDGLSIGGNHFIHLVRRNVDVKVLLFNNRIYGLTKGQYSPTSEFGKKTKSSPVGTVDFPMHPISLAIGAEATFVGRALDVNIKQLEYVLERAAAHKGTAFVEIYQNCNIFNDGAFEYASGKDTRDDTTLYLEHNRPLIFGKERNKGIRLNGMDPEIVTLGDGISEDDLLFHDEKAPEPSLAYLLSRMRHPEFPEPMGVFRAIEKPAYDDLVVQQVKDAQAAKGAGKIDDLFDDGETWVVN; from the coding sequence ATGAGTGCGGATTCAGGATTGGTTCAACTGACTGCCAAGGATTACGCCAGTGACCAGGAAGTCCGCTGGTGTCCGGGTTGCGGCGATTACTCCATTCTCGCCCAGGTCAAGAAGGTGATGTCCAACCTTCATCTCAAGCGCGAGAATACGGTTTTCGTTTCGGGCATCGGCTGCTCCAGCCGTTTTCCCTATTACATGAACACCTACGGCTTCCACAGCATCCACGGCCGCGCCACCGCCATCGCCACCGGCATCAAGCTCGCCAACCCCGAACTTGACGTCTGGATCGTCACCGGCGACGGCGACGGACTCAGCATCGGCGGCAACCATTTTATTCACTTGGTCCGCCGCAACGTGGACGTGAAGGTTCTCCTTTTCAACAACCGCATCTACGGCCTGACCAAGGGGCAGTATTCGCCCACCTCCGAGTTCGGCAAGAAGACCAAGTCCTCCCCGGTGGGGACGGTGGACTTCCCCATGCACCCCATTTCGCTGGCCATCGGCGCCGAGGCGACATTTGTCGGCCGGGCGCTTGACGTCAACATCAAGCAACTGGAATACGTTCTCGAGCGGGCCGCGGCGCACAAGGGCACGGCCTTCGTCGAGATCTACCAGAATTGCAACATCTTCAACGATGGTGCTTTCGAGTACGCTTCCGGAAAGGATACGCGGGATGACACCACGCTCTACCTGGAGCACAACCGCCCGCTCATCTTCGGCAAGGAACGCAACAAGGGCATCCGCCTCAACGGCATGGATCCCGAGATCGTCACCCTCGGCGACGGCATCTCCGAGGACGATCTCCTGTTCCACGACGAAAAGGCGCCCGAGCCGAGCCTGGCCTACCTGCTCAGCCGCATGCGCCATCCCGAATTCCCGGAACCCATGGGCGTCTTCCGCGCCATTGAGAAGCCGGCCTACGATGATCTCGTCGTCCAGCAGGTCAAGGACGCCCAGGCCGCCAAGGGTGCGGGCAAGATCGACGACCTCTTCGACGACGGCGAGACGTGGGTCGTCAATTAG